In a single window of the Natronorubrum halophilum genome:
- the gvpO gene encoding gas vesicle protein GvpO, halophile-type: MAEADTQQSAEQCKALTEDGERCSRPARDDGFCYQHDESDSTVSDSQTAENEQEQDEQATDETRSRDLSADMTAEEKSDPDDVDADVETDHDEIEGVLAVRQRVRSTAGELIGREFDAVSEIAPTEDGWRAVVEVVERRAVPDTQDIIGRYEIELDDGATVHGYRRLDRYRRGDTAAFE; encoded by the coding sequence CCGAGGACGGCGAGCGCTGTTCACGGCCAGCCCGAGACGACGGCTTTTGCTACCAACACGATGAGAGTGATTCAACCGTGAGTGACAGTCAAACAGCCGAAAACGAACAAGAACAAGACGAACAGGCGACCGACGAAACCCGGAGCCGAGACCTCTCGGCCGACATGACCGCCGAAGAGAAGTCGGACCCCGACGACGTCGATGCGGACGTCGAAACCGATCACGACGAGATCGAAGGCGTCCTCGCCGTTCGACAACGGGTCCGGTCGACGGCGGGCGAACTCATCGGCAGGGAGTTCGACGCCGTCAGCGAAATCGCTCCGACTGAGGACGGCTGGCGTGCGGTTGTCGAAGTCGTCGAACGGCGAGCCGTTCCCGACACCCAGGACATCATCGGCCGCTACGAGATCGAACTGGACGACGGCGCGACCGTCCACGGCTACCGCCGACTCGACCGCTACCGCCGCGGCGACACGGCGGCGTTCGAGTAG
- a CDS encoding CHY zinc finger protein, translating to MSETPVRGVDVGSDTRCAHYHTDLDVVAFKFACCEQYYPCYRCHEAVTDHDASPWPRDRFDEPSVLCGACETELTVPEYLEAEYRCPSCDAAFNPGCRAHAERYYETDESLQ from the coding sequence GTGTCCGAAACGCCCGTTCGCGGCGTCGACGTCGGTTCAGATACTCGGTGCGCTCACTACCACACCGACCTCGACGTCGTCGCCTTCAAATTCGCCTGCTGCGAGCAGTACTATCCCTGTTATCGGTGTCACGAGGCGGTGACGGACCACGACGCGAGTCCGTGGCCTCGAGACCGCTTCGACGAGCCGTCGGTCCTGTGTGGCGCCTGTGAAACCGAACTCACCGTCCCAGAATACCTCGAGGCCGAGTATCGCTGCCCCTCATGTGACGCTGCGTTTAATCCCGGCTGTCGTGCGCACGCCGAACGGTACTACGAAACCGACGAATCGCTGCAGTAA